In Candidatus Woesearchaeota archaeon, a single genomic region encodes these proteins:
- a CDS encoding HEPN domain-containing protein: MSHAKNKVEWCLKKSERELKETGKHRGLAKANPNLEKARGHIKKAEHYLEATDYLKKGNFSDISASTVFYSMYHCLLAIAAKFGYESGNQECTFALVHSLIEDGKIDFEKELLDKISSLDVEKKEEQTTIEIRELYQYGTSLSIKDNLYKELFELAKKVIAKTKEIMER; the protein is encoded by the coding sequence ATGAGCCATGCAAAAAACAAAGTTGAATGGTGCTTGAAAAAATCAGAGCGGGAATTAAAGGAAACAGGAAAACACAGAGGGCTTGCCAAGGCAAATCCGAACTTAGAAAAGGCACGAGGTCATATAAAAAAAGCAGAGCATTATCTTGAAGCAACAGATTATTTGAAAAAAGGGAATTTCTCAGACATAAGCGCAAGCACTGTATTCTATTCAATGTATCACTGCCTGCTTGCAATAGCTGCAAAATTCGGGTATGAATCCGGGAATCAGGAATGTACTTTTGCTTTAGTTCACAGCCTGATTGAAGATGGTAAAATTGATTTTGAAAAAGAGCTGTTAGATAAGATATCCTCATTGGATGTTGAGAAAAAAGAAGAGCAAACAACAATTGAAATAAGGGAGCTGTACCAATACGGGACAAGCCTTTCCATTAAAGATAATCTGTACAAAGAACTTTTTGAACTAGCAAAAAAGGTCATTGCAAAGACAAAGGAAATAATGGAAAGATAA
- a CDS encoding winged helix-turn-helix transcriptional regulator codes for MRDIAKNEMLFILGIFKNPATEYNASSIARAMGISPMGALKIARRLEKEGVIVSRQFGRARFYQLALENDYVREYIKFLLKREAEQASSYVKVWLREINKIKNADFALLFGSVLNKQKEAKDIDVLLATEQKRFQKLKEEVEKINFVNIKKLHSVYQLKEDIKKNIKKQDKIILNAIKGIVAFGEDTFIDVMKR; via the coding sequence ATGAGAGACATAGCCAAAAACGAGATGCTCTTTATCCTGGGCATCTTCAAAAATCCAGCAACAGAATATAACGCGAGCAGCATAGCGAGAGCTATGGGAATCAGCCCGATGGGCGCTTTGAAGATAGCAAGAAGGCTCGAAAAGGAAGGGGTAATAGTTTCAAGGCAATTTGGGAGAGCAAGATTTTATCAATTAGCTCTTGAAAATGATTACGTAAGGGAATACATAAAATTTCTGCTGAAAAGAGAAGCAGAACAGGCTTCAAGCTATGTAAAGGTATGGCTGAGGGAAATCAACAAAATAAAAAATGCAGATTTTGCACTATTGTTCGGCTCTGTTTTAAATAAGCAGAAGGAAGCGAAAGATATAGATGTGCTTCTCGCTACAGAACAAAAAAGATTTCAAAAACTTAAGGAAGAAGTGGAAAAAATAAATTTTGTAAACATAAAAAAGCTGCACTCGGTATACCAATTAAAAGAAGATATTAAGAAAAACATTAAAAAACAAGATAAGATAATATTGAATGCCATAAAAGGCATAGTTGCTTTTGGCGAGGACACATTTATAGATGTGATGAAAAGATGA
- a CDS encoding winged helix-turn-helix transcriptional regulator: MDCKLISFVLRAKNRRKVFLLLAKEKLTPSQIMKRTNMYESHTSRTLKELLSRKLIVCENPNERRFRFYKITYLGKKTAKDVEKILKEIGKV, from the coding sequence ATGGATTGTAAATTAATTTCATTCGTCCTCAGAGCCAAGAATAGAAGAAAGGTATTTCTTCTACTTGCAAAGGAGAAGCTAACTCCCTCCCAAATTATGAAAAGAACAAATATGTATGAATCTCATACGAGCAGGACATTAAAAGAGCTTTTGAGCAGAAAATTAATAGTTTGTGAGAATCCTAATGAGCGTAGATTCAGATTCTATAAAATAACTTATTTAGGAAAGAAAACGGCAAAAGATGTGGAGAAAATTTTAAAAGAAATTGGGAAAGTTTAA